In a genomic window of Dyadobacter fermentans DSM 18053:
- a CDS encoding ABC transporter permease: MEPHANHHPPRWAIRLLARWSHPDAREELQGDMLEMYAYWLESLGKPAADRKYALAAIRLMRPFARPKRVNDYSETYSFSAAMIQNYFKIAFRNLLKSKTFSAINVLGLALGMACSLMILLWIRDERAVDSFHANKDQLYRIYMREHFSGKVQGVIWTPGPLAEELKKSVPEIEMSTPFSWTIQQTFSVGNKIHKQATNWGGADFFKMFSYKLLQGTPEGALRDKSNIVISRNMAEAFFGTPEAAIGKAIRYDNRKEMTVSGVFENIGTNSSLQFDCLMTWDAYVDDNNWATHWSNTDPVTFFKLRKDADPAKVEAKMLHLLDKTNRDGDKPYKTQLAMQPFHEYYLNSNIKDAKMDGGRIEYVRLFSFVAVFILLIACINFMNLATARSSRRAKEVGVRKVVGAMRSMLAGQFMGEALLIATLSAVMAVLLVTLLLPAFNNLTGKQMALPFSEPVFWAVIGGLLVLTGLLAGSYPAFFLSSLNPVRILKGALKFDSSSVWVRQGLVVFQFGLSVILIVGMIIIYRQVGFVQNKNLGFDRENLVYFPIEGDLFSKFDLLKEQLTQVTGIKQVTHMTANPASNGNGTDGITWPGSNPTEQVRFTPVGVGYDFTKTMNLKMADGRDFSKDFPTDSSGVLVNQTAVKVMGLKNPVGREINWGQSKVRIVGVLKDFHFESLHKAIRPLIAYLGARQPQGSVVIRIQAGKTPETLAAIEQICKKFNPNVPFTYAFTDQEYARQYQSEQIVGKLAGYFAFLAIFISCLGLFGLAAFTAEQRTKEIGVRKVLGASVAGIVGLLSKDFLKLVVMAIVLASPVAWYIMKHWLQGFAYQINIEWWMFALAGIIAVLIAVFTISFQSVRAAMVNPVRSLKSE, translated from the coding sequence ATGGAGCCGCACGCTAATCACCATCCGCCGCGCTGGGCTATCCGACTGCTTGCACGCTGGTCTCATCCGGATGCACGTGAAGAATTGCAGGGCGATATGCTCGAAATGTACGCCTACTGGCTCGAAAGCCTCGGCAAGCCGGCCGCCGACCGGAAATATGCCCTCGCGGCAATCCGGCTCATGCGGCCGTTCGCCCGCCCGAAAAGGGTAAACGACTATTCCGAAACCTATTCCTTTAGTGCAGCCATGATTCAGAATTACTTCAAAATCGCATTTCGTAACCTGCTCAAAAGCAAAACATTTTCTGCCATTAATGTCCTCGGGCTTGCGCTCGGGATGGCGTGCAGCCTCATGATCCTGCTCTGGATCCGCGACGAACGCGCCGTGGATTCGTTTCATGCCAACAAGGACCAGCTGTACCGGATTTACATGCGCGAACATTTCAGCGGGAAGGTGCAGGGCGTGATCTGGACGCCCGGGCCGCTGGCCGAAGAGCTGAAAAAGTCGGTTCCCGAGATCGAAATGAGCACGCCGTTTTCCTGGACCATTCAGCAGACCTTTTCTGTTGGTAATAAAATTCACAAGCAGGCGACCAACTGGGGGGGCGCGGATTTCTTTAAAATGTTCAGCTACAAGCTCTTGCAGGGAACTCCTGAGGGGGCATTACGCGACAAGAGCAACATCGTGATTTCGCGTAATATGGCCGAAGCGTTTTTCGGAACTCCCGAGGCTGCCATAGGGAAGGCGATCCGCTACGACAACCGCAAGGAAATGACCGTTTCGGGCGTTTTCGAAAATATAGGAACCAACAGTTCCCTGCAATTCGATTGCCTCATGACCTGGGATGCCTATGTGGACGACAACAACTGGGCCACGCACTGGAGTAATACCGATCCGGTAACCTTTTTTAAACTCCGGAAAGATGCCGATCCCGCCAAGGTGGAAGCCAAAATGCTCCACCTGCTCGACAAAACAAACCGCGACGGCGATAAGCCCTACAAGACGCAGCTGGCCATGCAGCCTTTCCATGAATATTACCTGAACAGCAATATCAAAGACGCCAAAATGGACGGCGGGCGCATTGAGTATGTGCGGCTTTTTAGCTTTGTAGCCGTGTTTATCCTGCTTATTGCCTGCATTAATTTTATGAACCTCGCTACGGCACGATCGTCGCGGCGGGCGAAGGAAGTGGGCGTGAGGAAGGTGGTAGGCGCCATGCGCTCGATGCTGGCCGGACAGTTTATGGGCGAGGCATTGCTGATTGCGACACTATCTGCGGTCATGGCCGTGTTGCTGGTGACGCTGCTCTTGCCCGCATTCAACAACCTCACAGGCAAGCAGATGGCGTTGCCTTTTTCGGAGCCGGTGTTCTGGGCGGTGATCGGCGGGCTGCTTGTGTTAACGGGCCTGCTGGCGGGGAGTTACCCTGCATTTTTCCTATCGTCGCTCAATCCGGTGCGCATTCTCAAAGGTGCCCTGAAATTCGATTCCAGCTCGGTATGGGTGCGGCAGGGGCTGGTGGTGTTCCAGTTCGGGCTGTCGGTGATCCTCATCGTGGGTATGATCATTATTTACCGGCAGGTAGGTTTTGTACAAAATAAAAACCTTGGTTTCGACCGTGAGAACCTCGTCTATTTTCCCATTGAAGGCGACCTTTTCTCCAAATTCGACCTGTTAAAAGAACAACTCACGCAGGTTACAGGCATCAAACAGGTCACCCACATGACCGCCAATCCCGCGTCCAACGGCAACGGCACCGACGGCATTACCTGGCCGGGCAGCAACCCGACCGAACAGGTCCGGTTCACGCCCGTGGGTGTTGGTTATGATTTTACCAAAACCATGAACCTGAAAATGGCCGACGGTCGCGATTTTTCGAAGGATTTCCCGACGGATTCGAGCGGCGTGCTCGTCAACCAGACGGCTGTGAAAGTAATGGGCCTCAAAAATCCCGTTGGCCGGGAAATAAATTGGGGCCAGTCGAAAGTCCGCATTGTGGGCGTTTTGAAAGATTTTCACTTCGAGTCGCTGCACAAGGCCATTCGTCCGCTGATTGCCTACCTGGGCGCACGCCAGCCGCAGGGCAGCGTGGTGATCCGCATTCAGGCGGGTAAAACGCCCGAAACACTGGCGGCCATCGAGCAGATATGCAAGAAATTTAATCCTAACGTACCGTTTACTTATGCATTTACCGATCAGGAATATGCGCGGCAATACCAAAGTGAGCAGATCGTCGGCAAGCTGGCGGGGTATTTCGCATTCCTGGCAATATTCATTTCCTGCCTCGGGCTATTCGGCTTGGCGGCATTCACCGCCGAGCAGCGTACCAAGGAAATCGGCGTGCGTAAGGTGTTGGGTGCCTCGGTAGCGGGCATTGTGGGGCTGCTTTCCAAAGATTTTCTGAAACTCGTCGTCATGGCCATCGTGCTGGCATCTCCGGTAGCCTGGTACATTATGAAGCATTGGCTGCAAGGCTTTGCTTATCAGATCAATATCGAATGGTGGATGTTCGCCCTGGCTGGCATTATCGCCGTGCTGATCGCCGTGTTTACTATCAGTTTTCAATCGGTAAGGGCGGCCATGGTGAATCCGGTGAGGAGTTTGAAGAGTGAGTAG
- a CDS encoding cupin domain-containing protein, producing the protein METLTVPELAQTKSLQRVISNQEYTVTFLTTAAESRNRLTEMEVVLLPGGGNELHTHLNFAETFIPVKGTLEVQLGSKKLLLEPGERYTVPVGVPHNFTNPGNKPVHFRVVIEPGHEGFEYSLRMLYGLANAGRADIRNWDDLMSVAVILGISEMRLCGKKAILNPFIPLLYRVARRKGIEEEMIRKYCV; encoded by the coding sequence ATGGAAACACTTACCGTACCCGAACTCGCCCAAACCAAATCTCTGCAACGCGTGATCTCCAACCAGGAGTACACCGTTACCTTCCTCACCACCGCCGCCGAAAGCCGCAACAGGCTTACGGAAATGGAAGTGGTACTGCTGCCCGGCGGCGGCAACGAGCTGCACACGCACCTCAATTTCGCAGAAACGTTTATCCCGGTTAAAGGCACCCTCGAAGTGCAGCTGGGCTCCAAGAAATTGCTTCTCGAACCCGGCGAGCGATATACGGTGCCGGTGGGTGTGCCCCACAATTTCACTAACCCGGGCAACAAACCAGTGCATTTCCGGGTGGTGATCGAGCCGGGTCACGAGGGCTTCGAATACTCGCTGCGCATGCTCTACGGCCTCGCGAATGCCGGCCGCGCCGATATTCGCAACTGGGACGACCTGATGAGTGTGGCCGTTATCCTCGGGATCAGCGAAATGCGGCTTTGTGGCAAAAAGGCGATCCTTAACCCATTCATCCCGCTGCTGTACCGCGTGGCACGCAGGAAAGGCATCGAGGAGGAAATGATCCGGAAGTATTGTGTTTAG
- a CDS encoding AraC family transcriptional regulator produces MYGTVRVLRNIVYAAVERGGDPGRLCAALGISPADLTDADKRIEGVQPIIDLWTEVVRSTGDQAAGLHIGQANNPSIFGVLGYLMQSCRTLKEAYAQVVKYQQTVSGWISYDFVDGKEFELIFKVHPLWEQVSPETARQGVEMAVAGIFNHIQILTGKQICPVRAELVLQTPVPKATYEQLLRCPVYFGKAQNRVVFERGLGDTRLISADESLYASFAQILREKSAASGQSERFGAQVRAVIARDFGGRIPSLEIIAGHLNLSERSFQRRLHEDGESYRSLAAGLKKELAVSLLRNTDAKVYAISEVLGYAEPSAFHRAFRNWTRTSPVRQKRLTDAPKIVDRS; encoded by the coding sequence ATGTACGGAACTGTGCGCGTTTTACGAAATATCGTGTATGCCGCCGTCGAAAGAGGCGGCGACCCCGGGCGCTTATGCGCGGCATTGGGGATCAGCCCGGCGGACCTCACCGACGCGGATAAGCGCATTGAAGGCGTGCAGCCGATCATCGATCTCTGGACCGAGGTGGTAAGGTCCACGGGCGACCAGGCTGCCGGCCTGCACATCGGGCAGGCCAATAATCCTTCGATATTCGGCGTGCTGGGGTATTTAATGCAAAGCTGCCGCACATTGAAAGAGGCTTACGCTCAAGTAGTGAAATACCAGCAAACCGTCTCGGGCTGGATATCGTACGATTTTGTGGACGGCAAGGAGTTCGAACTGATTTTCAAGGTGCATCCACTTTGGGAGCAGGTTTCGCCCGAAACTGCACGCCAGGGCGTTGAAATGGCGGTTGCCGGCATTTTTAACCACATTCAGATCCTTACGGGAAAACAAATCTGTCCGGTCAGGGCCGAACTGGTTTTGCAGACGCCGGTTCCCAAAGCCACTTACGAGCAGCTACTGAGGTGCCCCGTGTATTTTGGAAAAGCCCAAAACCGGGTAGTATTTGAGCGCGGCCTGGGCGATACGCGGCTCATCAGCGCCGATGAATCGCTATATGCCTCGTTTGCACAAATCCTCCGTGAAAAAAGTGCGGCCAGCGGTCAGTCGGAGCGGTTCGGCGCGCAGGTAAGGGCCGTGATCGCGCGCGATTTCGGGGGTAGAATACCATCGCTCGAAATCATTGCCGGTCATTTGAATCTGAGCGAGCGCTCGTTTCAGCGCCGGTTGCACGAGGATGGCGAAAGTTACCGTTCGCTGGCCGCCGGACTGAAAAAGGAGCTGGCCGTGAGCCTTCTACGCAATACGGATGCGAAGGTGTACGCCATTTCCGAAGTGCTGGGCTATGCCGAGCCGAGCGCATTTCACCGCGCTTTCCGCAACTGGACCCGCACAAGCCCCGTCCGGCAGAAAAGGCTGACTGACGCCCCGAAAATAGTAGATCGCAGTTAA
- a CDS encoding LLM class flavin-dependent oxidoreductase, with amino-acid sequence MEIGISMFGDLAFNNATRSFQSPQERLQDMLEEIKLADEVGLDVFGIGEHHRPDFAVSAPEIILAAAASVTKNIKLTSSVTVLSSADPVRIYQNFSTVDLISGGRAEITVGRGSFIESFPLFGYDLNDYNGLFSEKLQLLKEINENDVITWKGKYRATLDRQEVLPRAVNNNLDIWVAVGGTPQSVVRAARLGLPLIIAIIGGMPSQFQPFFELYKTEYLEAGHDPAKMQLATHSHGLIGLDGKALNDTYFPSYAAQMDRVGRSRGWAPYTRSQFEGGQTRNGALFVGEPAAVVDKILYHQEMFGLTRFLMHTDVGAPAHKDLMKSIELLGTHVAPAVKKALAVK; translated from the coding sequence ATGGAAATAGGAATCAGTATGTTCGGGGACCTGGCTTTTAACAATGCCACCCGTTCTTTTCAGTCGCCGCAGGAGCGTTTGCAGGATATGTTGGAGGAAATCAAGCTGGCCGATGAGGTAGGGCTCGATGTTTTCGGGATAGGGGAGCACCACCGCCCGGATTTCGCGGTGTCAGCGCCGGAAATCATCCTTGCAGCGGCGGCTTCGGTTACGAAAAACATCAAACTGACCAGCTCGGTGACCGTGCTCAGCTCGGCTGATCCGGTGCGCATCTACCAGAACTTTTCGACGGTGGACCTCATTTCGGGAGGCCGCGCGGAAATCACGGTCGGCCGCGGGAGCTTCATCGAATCGTTTCCGCTCTTTGGCTATGATTTGAATGATTACAACGGCCTGTTTTCGGAAAAGCTGCAATTGTTGAAGGAAATCAATGAAAACGACGTGATTACCTGGAAAGGCAAGTACCGCGCAACGCTCGACAGGCAGGAGGTTTTGCCGAGGGCGGTGAACAATAACCTGGACATCTGGGTGGCTGTGGGCGGCACGCCGCAGTCGGTAGTGCGCGCGGCGCGGCTCGGTTTGCCATTGATCATCGCGATCATCGGCGGTATGCCGTCCCAGTTTCAGCCGTTTTTTGAATTATATAAAACAGAATACCTCGAAGCAGGCCACGATCCGGCCAAAATGCAGCTGGCAACGCATTCGCACGGGCTTATCGGGCTGGACGGCAAGGCGCTGAACGATACTTACTTTCCGTCGTACGCTGCGCAAATGGACCGGGTGGGCCGCAGCCGGGGCTGGGCGCCTTACACGCGCTCGCAGTTCGAAGGCGGGCAAACCCGCAATGGCGCATTGTTCGTAGGAGAGCCTGCGGCCGTGGTGGACAAGATCCTTTACCATCAGGAGATGTTCGGGCTCACGCGCTTTCTGATGCATACGGACGTGGGTGCGCCTGCGCACAAGGACCTGATGAAGTCCATCGAATTGCTCGGCACGCATGTCGCTCCGGCGGTAAAAAAGGCCCTTGCGGTAAAATAA
- a CDS encoding SRPBCC family protein — METTTQPVTVQATINAPVAEVWNKWNAPEHITQWCFASDDWHAPFSENDLRVGGSIKTTMAAKDGSFSFDFGGTYTEVEENRYLAYTLGDGRKVTVSFEQEGDGTKVVETFDPENTHPVEFQQAGWQAILDNFKKYAESK; from the coding sequence ATGGAAACGACAACACAACCTGTAACTGTACAAGCGACAATCAATGCACCCGTAGCGGAAGTCTGGAACAAATGGAATGCGCCGGAGCACATTACCCAGTGGTGCTTCGCATCGGACGACTGGCATGCGCCGTTTTCCGAAAACGACTTGCGGGTAGGCGGCAGCATCAAAACCACCATGGCCGCCAAAGACGGCAGTTTCAGCTTCGATTTCGGCGGTACTTACACCGAAGTGGAGGAAAACCGTTACCTGGCCTACACCCTGGGCGACGGCCGGAAGGTAACCGTGTCGTTCGAACAGGAAGGTGATGGCACGAAGGTCGTCGAGACTTTCGATCCGGAAAACACGCATCCGGTCGAGTTTCAGCAAGCCGGCTGGCAGGCGATACTGGATAATTTTAAGAAGTATGCAGAAAGCAAATAA
- a CDS encoding DUF4374 domain-containing protein: MNRFFSYQAKAIMVALTAFALNGCSDSDDNNGGTPVQEEGKYSAVLCVGAWPNTAYYIADVPSLMGGSISLKGNGAEMTGKVYAQDIIQKDGFYYHANFGSGRFGKYHVEKGVLVIDKEVPFTFLNWSSYVWVDDQTLVILGDAEGEGRYAIVKVADMTLTTGKLDLKAKPAGFTGYNIGFAEYRDGKLFLGYGYAFSDWSQDPLPVNPDFNVAVVSYPSMKTESVITDNRTTTPGGPIVYAPASFKDENGDIYFVSDPVAGYDYKSPSVVYRIKNGATTLDPTYFFDLSAKTDFGMGAAMWYIGNGKAVVRTRIKGESIDAVHSFSIIDVRTGTFIKKLDLPDDEGERMVNAVVVEDGKAYIAVNGADRDYIWEYDPAADKLTRGAEFVDGVDFILRLEKTK, translated from the coding sequence ATGAACAGATTTTTCAGCTATCAGGCAAAAGCCATCATGGTGGCCCTCACTGCTTTCGCCCTGAACGGATGCAGCGACAGCGACGACAACAACGGCGGCACGCCCGTGCAGGAAGAAGGCAAGTATTCAGCCGTGCTCTGCGTGGGCGCCTGGCCTAACACCGCCTATTACATTGCCGACGTGCCGTCACTCATGGGCGGCAGCATCAGCCTCAAAGGCAACGGCGCCGAAATGACCGGCAAAGTGTATGCACAGGACATTATCCAGAAAGACGGATTTTACTACCATGCCAACTTCGGCAGCGGGCGTTTCGGCAAATACCATGTCGAAAAGGGCGTATTGGTGATCGACAAGGAAGTGCCTTTTACGTTCCTGAATTGGAGCTCGTACGTGTGGGTCGACGATCAGACGCTCGTGATTCTGGGCGATGCAGAAGGCGAAGGTCGCTATGCGATCGTGAAAGTGGCCGATATGACACTCACCACCGGCAAACTTGATTTGAAAGCGAAACCGGCAGGATTTACAGGTTACAACATCGGCTTCGCCGAGTACCGCGACGGAAAGCTGTTCCTCGGCTACGGCTACGCATTTTCGGACTGGTCTCAGGACCCGCTACCGGTGAACCCGGATTTCAATGTGGCAGTAGTGAGCTACCCTTCGATGAAAACCGAAAGTGTGATCACCGACAACCGTACCACCACTCCGGGCGGACCGATCGTGTATGCACCGGCGTCTTTCAAGGATGAAAACGGCGATATCTATTTCGTGAGCGACCCGGTGGCGGGCTACGACTACAAATCGCCTTCGGTGGTATACCGCATCAAAAACGGCGCTACCACCCTCGACCCGACCTATTTCTTCGATCTCTCGGCGAAAACCGATTTCGGAATGGGCGCGGCCATGTGGTACATCGGCAACGGCAAGGCGGTGGTGCGCACGCGTATCAAAGGCGAGTCCATCGACGCCGTGCATTCGTTCTCGATCATTGATGTAAGAACCGGCACATTCATCAAGAAACTCGACCTCCCCGACGATGAAGGCGAACGCATGGTGAATGCCGTGGTAGTGGAAGACGGCAAGGCTTACATTGCCGTGAACGGCGCCGACAGGGACTACATCTGGGAATACGATCCCGCAGCCGACAAGCTGACCAGAGGTGCTGAGTTTGTCGACGGTGTCGATTTCATTCTTCGCCTGGAAAAGACGAAGTAG
- a CDS encoding sugar phosphate isomerase/epimerase family protein — translation MIQKTLLSMLLLVSQLTLGQKSAGTDNIYARQNLIAWCIVPFDSKERSPVQRAEMLNKLGFTMLAYDWREKHIPEFDAELEALKKHGIKLQAFWLYSGPNPENDKNLPIILDLLKRHNTKTEIWCMIGGIKDMDKMTQQQKVEAVAKPVAYIADKAAEIGCMLGLYNHGGWYGMPENQLEVMDYLKRPNIGIVYNLHHAEEDIERFPQFFPKILPHLMAVNLMGLKKGNPVKVVPIGQGDAEAEMIRIIRDSPYRGPIGIINEDTAPDAEAGLTMNVEGLKKILKEQTDFEALESYK, via the coding sequence ATGATCCAAAAAACGCTTCTGTCGATGCTGCTGCTTGTTTCGCAGCTTACTTTGGGCCAAAAATCCGCGGGTACCGACAACATCTACGCCCGGCAAAACCTCATCGCCTGGTGCATTGTCCCATTCGATTCCAAAGAGCGTAGTCCTGTGCAGCGGGCCGAAATGCTCAACAAGCTGGGTTTCACCATGCTTGCTTACGACTGGCGCGAAAAGCACATTCCCGAATTCGACGCCGAGCTCGAAGCATTGAAAAAGCATGGGATCAAATTACAGGCATTCTGGCTCTATTCCGGCCCGAACCCGGAAAACGACAAAAACCTGCCCATTATCCTCGATTTGCTGAAACGCCACAATACCAAAACCGAAATCTGGTGCATGATCGGTGGGATAAAAGACATGGACAAAATGACCCAGCAACAGAAGGTGGAAGCAGTGGCCAAACCAGTGGCCTACATTGCCGACAAAGCAGCCGAAATCGGCTGTATGTTAGGTCTTTACAACCACGGCGGCTGGTACGGAATGCCTGAAAACCAGCTGGAAGTGATGGATTATCTCAAACGCCCGAACATCGGGATCGTTTACAACCTGCATCACGCCGAGGAGGACATTGAGCGTTTTCCGCAATTTTTCCCGAAAATACTCCCGCATTTAATGGCCGTCAACCTCATGGGGCTTAAAAAGGGAAATCCCGTAAAAGTAGTGCCCATTGGCCAGGGCGACGCAGAAGCCGAAATGATCCGCATCATCCGCGACAGCCCTTACCGCGGTCCCATCGGCATCATCAACGAAGACACCGCGCCCGACGCCGAAGCAGGGCTGACAATGAATGTGGAGGGTTTGAAGAAAATTTTAAAAGAGCAGACCGATTTCGAGGCGTTGGAATCCTATAAGTAG
- a CDS encoding TonB-dependent receptor translates to MPSSLFTRLFLLISISFIGLQGFAQKVPSVTGYVKTESGEALPGATVSLLKTPHGVTTDANGFFTLPNVKAGSYTIQATLMGYKAMSETVSIQAGKTASLSFQLKENQQNLSEVSVYGKTETQVVKEQAFTVNAIETKQFQNTTADLNQVLNRSAGVRIREQGGLGSNFNFSINGLSGKAVKYFIDGVPMEVMGSAMSLNNIPVNLSERIEVYKGVVPVQLGSDAMGGAVNVITNQKQTNYLDLSHSYGSFNTHRSAVTAQYVHKPTGITVKASGFFNYSDNNYKMKGVEILEGGTRVGNQITDLNGANFVTTNVKRFHDHYRSGMGQVEVGISNKSWADVLYAGFGYSETRQDQQTGFEQAIVYGNVDRKGKSSTATLRYKKSNLLVSGLDVNVFASLSKDKFLTADTLLRQYYWDGSWTVKGATEMGGVKSLSHINRPRSFMRANASYTLSDQHSFNINYTFDRLKNENYNELLVSGDDMPGIMTKQILGLAYQQELLNKRWTNTFFIKYYGLGLERKKWIDNSYQTLNDKFPNYGYGAASRYKILPDLGIKLSLEHTFRLQEVEEVFGDGLNLQPNPDLKPERSDNVNLGSYYGFRTGKHRFFAEAAGFYRNASDFIYPVADQRSKALKNENKSNVRVTGFEAELRYDYADLLSFNVNATYQSAVNMTKFGSTTSNLPEATYKNKIPNQPWFFGNANFGIGKSDVFTKGSRLQFSWFTQYVHWFYLTWEAFGNVNGKSTIPSQLIHNATLSYSFRDGRYNVSAECRNLTDDLAYDNFRLQKPGRAFALKLRYFIQ, encoded by the coding sequence ATGCCAAGCAGCTTATTTACACGTTTATTCCTCCTGATTTCAATCAGTTTTATTGGGTTACAAGGGTTTGCCCAGAAAGTCCCTTCTGTTACCGGTTATGTGAAGACGGAATCGGGCGAGGCGTTGCCCGGGGCGACGGTTTCCCTGCTTAAAACACCACACGGCGTTACTACCGATGCGAACGGCTTTTTCACGTTACCGAACGTTAAAGCGGGCAGTTATACGATCCAGGCCACGCTCATGGGCTATAAGGCGATGTCCGAAACGGTTAGCATCCAGGCTGGAAAAACGGCCTCTCTGAGCTTTCAACTCAAAGAAAACCAGCAGAATCTCAGCGAAGTGAGCGTTTACGGGAAAACGGAAACGCAGGTGGTGAAGGAGCAGGCATTTACCGTGAATGCCATTGAAACAAAACAATTCCAGAACACCACCGCCGATTTGAACCAGGTGCTCAACCGCAGTGCGGGTGTGCGCATCCGTGAGCAGGGCGGGCTGGGTTCGAACTTCAATTTTTCGATCAACGGGCTGTCGGGCAAGGCGGTGAAGTACTTTATCGACGGCGTGCCTATGGAAGTAATGGGCAGCGCGATGTCGCTGAACAACATCCCGGTAAACCTTTCGGAGCGGATTGAAGTGTACAAAGGCGTGGTGCCGGTGCAGCTGGGTTCTGATGCGATGGGCGGCGCCGTGAATGTGATCACAAACCAGAAGCAGACCAATTATCTCGACCTCAGCCACAGCTACGGCTCGTTTAACACCCACCGTTCGGCGGTGACGGCCCAGTATGTGCACAAGCCAACGGGCATTACCGTGAAAGCGAGCGGCTTTTTCAATTATTCCGACAACAATTATAAAATGAAGGGCGTCGAGATCCTGGAAGGCGGCACGCGGGTCGGCAACCAGATCACCGATCTCAATGGCGCCAACTTCGTGACAACCAACGTGAAGCGCTTCCACGATCACTACCGCTCCGGAATGGGCCAGGTGGAGGTGGGTATTTCCAACAAAAGCTGGGCCGACGTGCTGTATGCCGGATTTGGCTATTCGGAAACGCGACAGGACCAGCAAACGGGTTTCGAGCAAGCGATCGTGTATGGCAATGTGGACCGGAAAGGAAAGTCGTCGACAGCGACATTGCGTTACAAGAAAAGCAATTTGCTCGTTAGCGGACTGGATGTGAATGTGTTCGCATCGCTTTCCAAAGACAAATTCCTGACCGCCGACACGCTGCTGCGCCAATATTACTGGGATGGTTCGTGGACGGTTAAGGGCGCAACGGAAATGGGCGGGGTTAAATCGCTTTCGCACATCAACCGCCCGCGCTCGTTTATGCGGGCAAATGCGAGCTACACGCTCAGCGATCAGCATTCATTTAATATCAACTACACTTTCGACCGCCTCAAAAACGAGAACTACAATGAGCTGCTCGTCTCCGGCGACGATATGCCGGGCATTATGACGAAGCAAATCCTCGGCCTGGCCTACCAGCAGGAGCTGCTCAACAAGCGCTGGACGAATACGTTTTTTATCAAATACTACGGCCTGGGGCTTGAACGGAAGAAATGGATCGACAATAGTTACCAGACGCTGAACGACAAATTCCCGAACTACGGCTACGGCGCGGCGTCGCGCTACAAGATCCTCCCCGACCTTGGCATAAAGCTGTCCCTTGAACACACGTTTCGCTTGCAGGAAGTGGAAGAAGTTTTCGGCGACGGCCTGAACCTGCAACCGAATCCCGATCTCAAACCCGAGCGCAGCGACAATGTGAACCTGGGCTCCTACTACGGCTTCCGCACCGGCAAACACCGGTTTTTTGCAGAAGCGGCGGGATTTTACCGCAATGCCTCGGACTTCATTTACCCCGTGGCCGACCAGCGTTCGAAGGCTTTGAAGAATGAAAATAAATCCAATGTGCGCGTGACCGGCTTCGAAGCCGAACTCCGGTACGACTACGCGGACCTGCTGTCGTTCAATGTGAATGCGACCTATCAGAGTGCCGTCAACATGACCAAATTCGGCAGCACGACTTCCAATTTGCCCGAAGCGACCTACAAGAACAAGATCCCTAACCAGCCGTGGTTCTTCGGCAATGCCAACTTCGGCATCGGGAAAAGTGATGTATTTACAAAAGGTTCGCGCCTGCAATTCAGCTGGTTTACGCAATATGTGCATTGGTTTTACCTGACCTGGGAGGCATTCGGCAATGTAAATGGCAAATCCACCATCCCGAGCCAGCTGATCCACAACGCAACGCTGAGCTACTCATTCCGCGATGGCCGCTACAATGTCTCCGCGGAATGCCGCAACCTCACCGATGACCTTGCCTACGACAATTTCAGGCTCCAAAAACCCGGTCGCGCTTTTGCATTGAAACTCAGGTATTTTATTCAGTAA
- a CDS encoding PadR family transcriptional regulator, protein MKRTFLGELEEVVLLTVALLAEEAYAVTVAQELDQKTGRAVGFSTVHTTLQRLEEKGYLSSEMGGATAERGGRRKRFFRVTAFGRKALREAKEARETLWNAMSPQTLQLMGN, encoded by the coding sequence ATGAAAAGAACATTTCTAGGGGAGCTGGAAGAGGTCGTGCTCCTCACGGTGGCGCTACTGGCGGAAGAAGCCTACGCGGTCACCGTCGCGCAGGAGCTCGACCAGAAGACCGGGCGGGCCGTCGGGTTCAGTACCGTGCACACTACTTTGCAGCGGTTGGAGGAAAAAGGCTATCTCTCGTCCGAAATGGGCGGGGCGACCGCCGAGCGGGGCGGTCGCCGCAAGCGGTTTTTCCGGGTGACTGCATTCGGGCGCAAGGCATTGCGCGAGGCCAAAGAGGCGCGGGAGACGCTGTGGAATGCCATGTCGCCGCAGACACTCCAACTAATGGGTAACTGA